TGTTTCAATATTTAATTTACGAATGTTGACGTTCAGTTGTCTTGATATGATTTGAGTAATTTCATTTAGTAATCCGACACTATCTATGCCTTTAACGTATATGTATACCAAGAATGAAAGGACTTTATGGGTATCCCAAGAGGTGGCAATTATTCGATTTCCATAGCTACTTTTCAATTTAACGGCTATGGGACATTGTCTTTTATGAATAATTACATTTTCATTTTCATCAATATATCCTAAAACATCATCTCCGGGAATCGGGTGGCAACATGAAGCCATGACATAGTTTTTCTCTATACTTTCTTCGGTTAGTTTTAGTACTTTTTTGGGGTTAATTTTTTCTTGGCTTTCCTCTTCTTTTTCTTTAAATTCTTTGTTCCCGGCACCAAAGGAGAACATTAAGTATTTCCTCCAATTACCGCTTGGTTTTTCTTTTAGTTCATTTTTGTCAGCGTCTTTTAGTATAATGCTTTTGCTGCCTATGGCGGCCATTAATTCCTCCTTGGTTTTGAAATTGTGAAGTTTACATAATTTGTTGATGCTTTCTTCGGTGGGGAGTTCTTCTTTCTGGAGGAATTCTTTTAGCATTCTTTCTCCTTCTTTTTGGGCACTCTTGTGCTCTTTTTTTAAGATGGAAGCTATTTTGGCTCGTGCTTTAGCTGTAGTGGCAAACACTTCCCATGAAGGATGTACCCGCTGTGATTTAGATGTTAAAATTTCTACTTGGTCGCCACTTTCTAACTTATGGCTCAAAGGAACTAGTTTATGGTTAACTTTTGCTCCGATACAATGACTTCCCAAGTCAGAATGTAATGAGAAGGCAAAGTCTAGTGCAGTTGAGTTCTGAGGCATTGTTTTAATCTCACCTTTAGGTGTGAAAACAAATATTTCAGAGGCAAAAAGGTTCAGTTTTATTGTGTCGAGGAAATCAATTGCATCAGGTTGAGGGTCATCTAAAATCTCTTTGATGGTGCGGAGCCATTTTTCTAATTCTCCTTCGTCTTCACTGCCTCCTCCTTCTTTGTATTTCCAATGAGCGGCAAAACCTTGTTCGGCTACATCGTTCATACGTTCACTTCGAATCTGAACTTCGATCCATTGGCCGTTGTTGCCCATTAGTGTCACGTGCAATGCTTGATAACCGTTGGCTTTGGGATGGCTTACCCAGTCGCGTAAGCGGTCAGGATGAGGTTTATATATTTTGGAAATGGAGACATAGATATCAAAACAGTCATTCAGCTCTTCTTCTTCGTCTTTTGGGGTAAATATGATGCGAACAGCCAGCAAATCATAGACTTCTTCAAATGGTAGATGTTTCGTTTGCATCTTGTTCCAGATGGAATAAATCGATTTGATACGAGCCACAATGCGATAGTGCATTCCCATCTTGTCTAATTGTACGCGGATAGGAGCGGTGAACTTTTTAAATACTTCTTCTCTTTCAGTGGCAGTTGCTTCTAGTTTGTCTGCTATTTCCTGAAACTCTTCGGGATGTTCGTATCTGAAGCTCAGATTTTCTAGTTCTGTTTTGATCTTATTGAGCCCTAGACGATTGGCTAATGGAGCATAGATGTAGAGCGTTTCACCGGCTATTTTAAATTGCTTGTTAGGTAGAAGAGAACCTAATGTTCGCATGTTGTGCAATCGGTCGGCTATTTTTATTAAGATTACACGAATATCATCAGACATCGTTAATAGCAGCTTTTTGAAGTTTTCTGCTTGCGCCGATGCTTTATCCCCAAATATACCTCCCGATATTTTGGTTAATCCGTCAACGATATGGGCTATTTTTGCTCCGAAAATATTTTCAATGTCTTCCACGGTATAATCCGTGTCTTCTACGACGTCATGTAGTAAAGCCGAACAGATGGAAGTTGATCCCAATCCAATCTCATTACATACTATTTTGGCAACACTTAGAGGATGCATGATATAAGGCTCTCCAGACTGACGCTTGACGCCTTTATGGGCTTGGTTGGCAAAGTTAAAAGCTTTAGTGATGATGTCAATACGCTTGCGATGCTTGGTAGTTAAGTAGTCATTAAGTAATTCCTGAAATGATTGTTCAATCATCTCTTCATCAGTCATTTCTTTGTTATCTATGCTATCCATCTTTCAGCCTTTTTCTTTCGTTGATTTGCAAAAATAGGTAAATTTCAATATCATGCAAGCAATCGCTTCTGTTTTCTTTTCTTTTGAAACTTTTTATTTAGTAGAAATTCCGTATACTAAAGTCTCGTCTAACTTTAGTATACGGAATTTTTGTTTTAATAGGAGCCTTTTATGGCGACTTTTAAGTACTTATTTGTATATTTTTAAGCTCTTTCCTGCTGTTATATTATTGTTTCTCAAATTATTCCATCTTCTAATATCTTTGACTCTCACATGGTATTTTTCTGCAATAGTTGATAGGCTTTCTCCTCTTCTTATTTTATGATAAGTTCTCTTGCCTTTAGGTGTGGAATGCCTAGATCTTGTGTATTTTCTGTTACTTATATTTACAACTTTTCTTTTACTGAAAAGTTCGTTTGCCCGATGAGTATAAATAGTGTCTTGGCTATTGATGAAAGATTTAATAT
This window of the uncultured Bacteroides sp. genome carries:
- a CDS encoding RelA/SpoT family protein, translating into MDSIDNKEMTDEEMIEQSFQELLNDYLTTKHRKRIDIITKAFNFANQAHKGVKRQSGEPYIMHPLSVAKIVCNEIGLGSTSICSALLHDVVEDTDYTVEDIENIFGAKIAHIVDGLTKISGGIFGDKASAQAENFKKLLLTMSDDIRVILIKIADRLHNMRTLGSLLPNKQFKIAGETLYIYAPLANRLGLNKIKTELENLSFRYEHPEEFQEIADKLEATATEREEVFKKFTAPIRVQLDKMGMHYRIVARIKSIYSIWNKMQTKHLPFEEVYDLLAVRIIFTPKDEEEELNDCFDIYVSISKIYKPHPDRLRDWVSHPKANGYQALHVTLMGNNGQWIEVQIRSERMNDVAEQGFAAHWKYKEGGGSEDEGELEKWLRTIKEILDDPQPDAIDFLDTIKLNLFASEIFVFTPKGEIKTMPQNSTALDFAFSLHSDLGSHCIGAKVNHKLVPLSHKLESGDQVEILTSKSQRVHPSWEVFATTAKARAKIASILKKEHKSAQKEGERMLKEFLQKEELPTEESINKLCKLHNFKTKEELMAAIGSKSIILKDADKNELKEKPSGNWRKYLMFSFGAGNKEFKEKEEESQEKINPKKVLKLTEESIEKNYVMASCCHPIPGDDVLGYIDENENVIIHKRQCPIAVKLKSSYGNRIIATSWDTHKVLSFLVYIYVKGIDSVGLLNEITQIISRQLNVNIRKLNIETNDGIFEGKIQLYVHDVDDVKQICNNLLKVKNVKSVTRIES